CAGGGCTGCTCAGCTGCTACTGCACATCAATGGCTCCAAGTCACGCACACAGCCTCATACAGCAACCAAACGCTGCCATCAGCCTGCCCCAGAGAGCAACACTgacagtgctgggggcaggggctggggaagagcAATGTGTGTTTACAGACTTAACGGTTCTTAAGTCAGGCCTGTGTGCAGCGCTGCCAGGGACTCCGTACACACGACAGATGTGCCTTTTCCTCCCTGGACGGGTTCCACGGGGCACAGGGGTCCACAGGCTCCCTGGTCACGTAAGCCAGGCTCATCTTCAGAACGTTGCCCATGTGGGCTGGTGACAAATCCTACCAATTTGTCAATGTGCCTGTCGCAGGTTGTAAGCCCATCACGAGGAGGGGTGGGATTGCTGGCAAACACTGAAGCTGCTATTGATGTCAAATGTCACCCCACCATTCTGCTCTGTGCTGGGCCTCGTGCAAAGCTCTTGGCACCATTTCCCCTCCCTCTTCACATCAGCCTGAGCCCATGGATATTAGCATGGCCTCATTCTAGAGAGGCTAACGCACTTGCCACAGTCGTCTAAGCCACGTTAGTTAATGTGCAAGTAACTTTGtgccaacttttattttttattataagatttatttgaaagtcaaagttacagagagattttccatcctctggttcactccccagatggctgcaacagccaggctgagtcctggagccaggagcttcttccaggcctgccACCGTGGGTTGGACCGTTTATGCTGCTTTATCGCCTATGGGGGAGCGGGGGTGAGCCAGCGCTGCAGTCGACAGCTTAACCCgtgagccacaatgccatcccctaaAAACTCGATTTAAAAGGACCACTACTCCGAGGAGGCTCACTCACCCTCTCTACTCTGCCtccaaattattttcaataaccCACATTTTCACCCACTGTATGAAGCGAGAGGTGGCCTGCAAGAAATAGCCCAGGAGCGATGGacctttagcctagcagttaactGCCTGGATCCacaccctggctccagcctccagcttcctgctaacatacacccTGCAAGGCAGAAACGATGGCCGAAGTTACTGGGCCCCtggcaccgacgtgggagacccgggtggagtcccaggctcctctgGGGACATACCTCACCCCATTTCCTGCAGCCATGCACTTGCTGGAGAGCCtgctccagatgttgtgggcatctggggagtgaaccagaggatgggcgCACaagctctcctctctctatctctcaaaatgAGAACAAGTCCTGAAATGTGACAGCAAGGGTTGTCTCAGGAACACAAGCAAAGAGCAGATTAAACTCCACGCGCCGCAGCCAAGCCACGGGCTAAGGGCTCTGCCCGGCTTTGCAAGGAAAGAGCCTCTCAGAACGGGAGGAGGCAGCTGAGGGCTTTTTTATTTGCATGTTCCAGTTTCCCAGGTCCCCGGGTTAGCCGGGCCGTGGTTCCCACGCCGCAGAACTGAACTGCCGCACCCACGAAGCTCGCGGCGGCCGGAGCTGGGGGCAGCGGCTTCCCCAGGGCCCCTCGGTTCGCAGACACAGGAGGCCGCCGTGCCACGGCGTCGCTTGGGCGCAACTGccaccttccctccccagccacacctCCGTCCCCACCCTCGAATCGTCTCCGTTTGGCGGAAGCCGGTCTCCCTCTGCGCGTGCGTTAGGGTGTCAGCTCTGGCGGGATAGATCCGCTCAGGTGTTGGTTGCACCAGGTAGACTTCCATCGGCGTCCCCACGGACACTCTGCGTCTGATCGACAGCATCGGCTACGTCAGCGGCTGCTGCTTCCCGAGAGCGCATCCAGTCGTGACATTTCCCGGGTCTTTTACATGGGATCGCGCCACACAGGTGAACGTGGAAGGAACGCATCTCCCCACCGCCCACCGCCCTTCCCCTATCTTTCCCGACCCGCCTCTCGCCGCAACCAATGGAGAGCAAGTGGAGAGGCGGGATCTTGGAGGTTTAACCCAATCAGAGGTCGCATCTCACCAGCGGGGGCCGGAGTCTGGGACTTGGTTAGACCAATGAAAATTCGAGCGCGAACTTGCCGTGGTCTTCTGGGAAGGCGCCTTTCCCGGAAATCGCCGCTCCTTTGAGCCACACCTGGGCGGAGCCAGCCTTCAGGCTCGCCGTCTTACAGATGGATCTAGAAGCCTGTCAAGGGGAGGCGGGAGTGGGCGGGACCGAGGCGCTCACGCCTGCGCGGAACACCGCGGACCTCGAGCGGGAACCGGCGGACGGCGTCCTAACGTCCATGGGCTCTGGGGCTCCGGCGACGCGGGCGGAGCTtctcagaagaaaaaagaaaggagaaggaacGGCTCTTCCCGAAGTGAGCGGCGTACGCCGCTCGGCCTTCCGGGGCTGGTTCCCTTCGCGAGGCCGCGACCGCGCGGGGGACTCCCGGACCGGACtcgccgcggctggcgctgcCCTCACAGGTGGGTGCCTGCCCTGCGTGGTAGTCCGAGGGCCCCACAGCCTGCGCGGGGTACCCCGAGACCCCTGCCCACGTGCGTGCCCTCGccgactccccccccccccgtggtcAAGAGTAAGACGCGGGGTTGGAAATTTGCGCACGTGGTTTCGATGCGGGTGAGCTGCGGGCTGTGGCCTGTGCGGGACGCGCGACGGCGAACCCGATGTCCAGGGAGGGGAGCGGCAGGTCCCAGGCCAGGGGCCGGCCGGTCCGAGTGGGCAGCGCGCTCGCGCTCCCTCGCCCTCGGATTTGGTAGCTGCGCGGGGGAGGGTGGTAGCTTGCGCCTGAGATGGCTTGGAACAGAAGTGGGGGCGTGACAGACAGGCTGAGCCGGGGGAGCCGGGCGGGGAGGGTTGCGGTGCGCGCGGGGCGGCAGGTGCAGCCCGGcggcctccaggaagcccccgcGCCAGGGTGCCGGCGTTGGCCGAGTGCGGGCTTGGCGGGGCTCAACCCTGAAGTCCATGGGGGGAGTGGAGAcacccagggagggcagtggctgGCTCCAGGATCGGGCAGCCGGCAGGGGTCTCCCGGGGGCCAGACCACCGCGTTTGTCAGCCCCCAACCCTGGatggaatcttccatccatgtcAGAAGCCGAGTGTTTTTTCAAGGGggctgaggccggcactgtggcacctCGAATTAAACCGCAGCTTGGGACGCCCGCAGCCCATGTTGGAGTCCTGGGGTTAGTccacgggcccctgccacccacgtgggagagccgggtggagctcttggctcctcctggctttggcctggcccagccctggctgtgttggTGACATTTGGGGGAAGATCTCTTCCTCCACCTCTTgcgtcactctgcctgtcaagcaAGTAAAtacatagactttttaaaaagccgaattttgtttttgtttttgttcctaAGGCAAGGTCTTTGaaatgggggggaggggcgggcgatCGAGGGGCCCAGCACCTGGGACCCTGGCAGCCCTTAGGACAGCCTGCTTGAGACCCAACTGCTGTggttccggtccagctctctgctatggcctgggaaagcagcggaagacagcactgggcccttggacccacgtggaagacccgggtgaagctccaggctcctggctttggcctagccctaacagctgcggccatctggggagtgaaccagcggttggaaaagtctctctctctctctctctctctctaactctgcctttcaaatacataaatataaaaaaagaaaagaaatccactattttaataatattgttcTCTGTTGGGTTTTAAGTGAAACTTTTTTaatcatatgaaaaatataacAATTGTGATTGTTCCCTGGAAATAGCAAATGTTATTTATgcttttggatttttcttttaaagagatgTAGCTTTGCAGAGCCCATCTGTCGTGGCCCTGCGGCCCCATGGGTATCCCCTGGTGGGTGTCAGCCCTGCAGAAGTCGGCTCTGCGCCCCTTAAGCTCCCCTCGCCCTGGGGGGATTGTGGCTGCCATTTGGGTCGTGTCCTCTGGACATTTGTTGTCTTAACCTATTGAGAATCGGGCATcccttctcggccttttggctgagATCAAGTGTGAGAATCTGGCTTCTGcttcctggggggtggggtgcggggcACTTTAAAAGGCCTTTCAAACTCAGCGGCTGCAAGTTCACCCTGCCTGTGTGCTTGGCCTTGGTTGAGCCAGGAatgctgtgtgcacctgcagctgctgACCACGCCCAGGAAGGGCGCTGCCACTCTCTGTAGGGGCACCCACACCTGTGCCCCGGCGCTTCCCTCATCAGACACGCTGCACCCTGTAAAATGGGATTTGTCAACTAAGCCCCGATGTACCCGGCTGATCTGATGCCACAGCAGTGACGGTCCCGTCCCGCCGTGGACACACTGAGGCTGTGGCTGCCTCTGCTCCGCGTCTCGGGTTTGCCCCTGGGATGTCAGCAGGACGCACTTGGGCACTAACGCGTGTTCTCTTCACCCTCCCTGCCCCGCAGCCCTGGGCTTCTCCGGTCCGAGACGACGCCCCGGCGGGACCCCACACCCACAGCAGCGAGGATGGCGTCTGTGGACTTCAAGACCTACGTGGACCAGGCGTGCCGGGCGGCCGAGGAGTTCGTCAACGTCTACTACACCACCATGGACAAGCGGCGGCGACTGCTCTCGCGCCTGTACATGGGCACCGCCACCCTCGTGTGGAATGGAAACGCCGTCTCAGGACACGAGTCCCTGAGCGAGTTTTTTGAGATGCTGCCTTCCAGTGAGTTCCAGATCAGCGTGGTGGACTGCCAGCCTGTGCACGACGAAGCCACGCCGAGCCAGACCACGGTGCTCGTGGTCATCTGTGGGACGGTGAAGTTCGAGGGCAACAAACAGCGGGACTTCAACCAGAACTTCATCCTCACCGCGCAGGCCTCACCCAGCAACACCGTGTGGAAGATCGCCAGTGACTGCTTCCGcttccaggactgggccaacTAGGGGCGCCCCTGCTGTGTGGGGAGAGACGCCAGGCACGGATCTCAGGAGGCGGGGACCCCAGGTTCTCCTCTGCGGCTGCAGAGACTCCACAGAGCGCCCTGCGCTGAGGCTGAACCATGCGCGAGTCCCAGGAGCCACTCTCCTGACAGGGACTCACTTGTCCTTGTCGCCTTTTCAACCTAGcagacttttctatttttctacctGCTTAGTAGAGAAACCAGATCTGGAAGTTCTGACAGCATAATATAAACATCGCTGCTTTTCCTTTTACCTGATGTGTTTGAGTttcaaggggagggggaggagaggagggttaGATGTGGGCAGAggcctgagttcctggccctggcacGGGGGGTGCACACAGTGACCCCAGGCTGCAGCTCACGCAGCATCACCCAGCCCTGCCACACGCCAGGCCCACTGCAGCCAGGTCTTTGAGGGCAGAGCCGAGCAGCCAGGTCTTTGAGGGCAGAGCCGAGCAACGGCGCTTGTCAAAGGCCCTCCTTGTGCTAGTGCAGGGCGCAGGGCCCCGGGATCCCAGACAGGTGCCTGGGCTTGCAGAGCACCTTACTGCGGGGTGAGTGGTGCCAGCAGGGGAAAGACTAAAGGCTCAGCCGCTCACTTCAGGGGAGCAGCAATTGGATGGCACACAGAGGAGATGACCAAGTGTGTGTGTAAGAGGAAGACTCCTGAGTACGGGGGACTTGAGGATCAGAGGCCGCGTGACTGGCCCTGAAGCCAGCCCTGATCGTTTCTCCCGTGTAGAGGAAGAGAAGCCCTGAACGAGTGCACTTCAGAAAGCTCCTGGAAAATGGGAGTCATGAGAAACCACGGTGTGGTGTGCGTGGGCTTCAGTATTTTTACACTGAGAAAAACTTAgcttctgattccattttcctgttaacgttctgaagtccccttgtagCAGGCCCCGGCTTTCTCTGACAGTAGACGAGAGCTTGTGACTGTGCAGCTCTCCCAGTTCCATTTTCCTTGGGAAGAGAGTGTGAGGTTTGGCATGGGGGTGGGAGTTGGGATGTTGGAATGGGAGAGTGTGGGAAGGAACTGCGTGGTGATGGAGCAGTGTCCCAGATGGTGGTCTCCTCCTGtggccccccgccccggggcgtGTTGACTCCCCAGATCGGTTTGCAGGCAGGTTTATGAGTCAACCCCATCTGTGCCATCATCTGCCTGGGGCAGGTGTAAAGAACCCCGAGGACAAGGGTGTGCAGCGGGGGCAGACAGTGGGCTTACATTACCCGGGGCTCCACCGCGGCACACTGGGAAACAGTAGGCTCAGGTGTGTCCCTGGCACTCCAGGGTCTCCTAATCCTACCAGGAGACAAGGCTGAGATGGCGAGGTGAGTACAGTCAGGCCCTGCATGACTATGGGTCAACATCACAACATACACAGTGGCCCCCTAAGATGGTCTCACCTGGGCTGGCCCTACATGCAGCAggttcccatatgagtgccagcttgACACcaggctgccctacttctgagccagctccctgttaatgcacctggaaaagtagtggaagatggcccgagtccttgggcccctgcactcatgtaggagacccagaagaagctcctggctcttggcttcagactggtctgatcagctgttgcaaccacttgggggagggaaccaacagatggaagatctcgctctcctcctctctaattctgcctttcaaataagtaaataaatcctaaaaagtcTCCCCCAGTGGTAGTGGAGCCATCTCATGTGTGTGAGGATGCTGTGGGATGCTCGCACGGTGACAGTCACCTGCCGAGGCACCTGTCAGGACAATGTCATTATCCTGTCCGGACAACGTGCTTTCAGAGCCACAGCAAAACACTGGCCAGGCAGGTCCGACTCCTGCCCGACCAGCTAGGCCAGGCAGCTCGGCGGAGACGCTAGCACAAAGCAGAGCACTTCCAAAACtgggaaacagaattcaaagctGCTTTGAGCATAAAAATCGCGCATGGCCGTACATGTGAGTTTCCACAGTCAGGATCCTCGGACACATCGTCTGTCTACAGGAAGACgcaggggcagagggtggggacaGGCTGCTGCCGGGCTCCACACCCCGGCCCAGGGACGCCACCTCCCTCACCTGCCGCCTGGAGCGTGACAGGAACTCCTGGGGGTCTTAGAACCACATTAGCCAGAGAAGCTGTGGGCAGGGGGCCTCCTGAACCTCCCCCAACCCCCGGCATGCACATCTGCCAGAGCAGGTGTGCACAGGCTGAGCTTGGAGCTGACCGCCTGCCTGGCGTTCCGGGAATGTCAGGGTGACGTTGACAAGGGCCCTCTGCATTGCTCACTGTTCATCTCTGCTGTGAGACTCCTCCACGTcactccacctcctcccctcgtgggccccagctgctgcctctcccagacGCCCCCTCAACACACTCCACCAAACCCAAACCCAGCAGTACTCTGGGTGGAGCACGGTGCTCAGAGACCTCAGGGAGGAACATGAAAATTGGAAACAGGAAGGCGGATGCTCTccctttaagaggcagagagagagcttttcatTCCTTGGCTTATTCccccaagtacctgcaacagccagggctgggaccagggcACAGCTAGGCGCCCAGGACTCCGTGGAgtgttccacgtgggtggcagggaccccagtgcttgggtcacctgctgcctcccagcctgcacGTTAGCAAGAGGCCGGAATCCGAAGCAGAACAGgcactggaaccaggcactcagatatgggcgGGAGCGCCCAGGTGGGCCCGCAAAGCTGGGCAGTGGGTCCCAGCAGAACCCGAGCCTCTCGCGGCGAGGGCGGAGGGTAGGGGTCTGCGGCGGCGGCCGCGTGGTCCCTGGTGCGGGTTGGGACCGGGTGTAGGCGATAAGGCCCCGCTGCGCAGAGGGCGGCACAAGGGCGCACAGCCCCACCGGTGTGGAAGACGCTCCAGCAGGGGACGCATCCCGGGTCGCGGGAGGCGGGTGGGGGGCGGCTCGGCCCGCTCCTGCAGTTCTGGGACGCTCCTGCGCTGTCCAGGGAGGCCAGCTGgagtcagggagggagggggttctCCTGAGATCGCAGCGTGGTCAGACAGAGGTGAAGTCCTGCCATAGccgtaaagccgccgcctgcgacgcaggcctgggaaagcagctgatgatggagAGAGCGAGCGCGCGAGCCAGCGCAAAGCCACGAGGCATtggccctgctgctgccttctctggccCAACTTACAAAATAGGGCCGAAGGTGGTGAGGGTTAAACGGGGATCGGCATGGCCACAGGATATGCTTAGCCCcggccagcccccccacccccaccccgtgactGCCAGGGCTGTGAGTGGAGTAGAGGAATCCAGCACCCACAGTTGATCTCCATCCCGAGGAACCGCCCCTCACCCCATCTTTCGAGGGATTGGctcatttctctgtttttttaaaggatctatttatttatttgaaattcagagttacagagaaaggtcttccatcttctggttcaccccccaaggtgACCCCAGCAGCAAGGGtcgtgccaggctgaagccaggcgtttccttcgggtctcccataggcatgcaggggcccaagcacttgggcagccCCTACAGATGCCTAGAACATTCCTCAGAGGCAAGACGGGAAAGGTTGCCTTGTGGCAGCTGACTGCACAATGGACCCTTAACAGGGAAATGCAAT
The window above is part of the Oryctolagus cuniculus chromosome 11, mOryCun1.1, whole genome shotgun sequence genome. Proteins encoded here:
- the NXT1 gene encoding NTF2-related export protein 1; amino-acid sequence: MASVDFKTYVDQACRAAEEFVNVYYTTMDKRRRLLSRLYMGTATLVWNGNAVSGHESLSEFFEMLPSSEFQISVVDCQPVHDEATPSQTTVLVVICGTVKFEGNKQRDFNQNFILTAQASPSNTVWKIASDCFRFQDWAN